From Streptomyces sp. Edi4, one genomic window encodes:
- a CDS encoding endonuclease/exonuclease/phosphatase family protein, giving the protein MSATRVLTLNVWGRGSAWRRRLPLIRDGLVRIAPDLVGLQEVWRKRSGCQAERIADGLGYHVTYGAASSRRGCATQGNALLTREPVARYDVLPLPVPDGVEPRSVLRAEVGATTVLVTHLTWEWEHASVRHQQVRFLADLTHLAERRGGRDVVLLADLNAAPDTDEIRWLTGRMADAWVSAGSGPGHTYTPANGFARKAREPARRIDFVLSAGPRAVHAELAFTTPVRARRRTAWPSDHFGVVCDLTSDPGAP; this is encoded by the coding sequence ATGAGCGCCACGCGGGTCCTCACGCTCAACGTCTGGGGGCGGGGTTCCGCCTGGCGCCGACGGCTGCCGCTCATCAGGGACGGGCTGGTGCGGATCGCCCCCGACCTCGTCGGCCTCCAGGAAGTGTGGCGGAAGCGGTCGGGGTGCCAGGCGGAGCGCATCGCGGACGGGCTCGGGTACCACGTGACGTATGGCGCCGCCTCCTCACGGCGCGGGTGCGCCACCCAGGGCAACGCCCTGCTCACCCGGGAGCCCGTCGCGCGGTACGACGTGCTCCCGCTGCCGGTGCCCGACGGTGTCGAGCCCCGGTCGGTGCTGCGCGCCGAGGTGGGCGCGACGACGGTTCTCGTCACCCATCTGACGTGGGAGTGGGAGCACGCCTCCGTCAGGCATCAGCAGGTGCGCTTCCTGGCGGACCTCACCCACCTCGCGGAGCGGCGCGGCGGACGGGACGTCGTCCTGTTGGCCGATCTCAACGCCGCTCCGGACACCGACGAGATCCGATGGCTGACGGGCCGCATGGCGGACGCGTGGGTGAGCGCGGGCTCGGGACCCGGCCACACGTACACGCCCGCCAACGGGTTCGCGCGCAAGGCCCGTGAACCCGCGCGGCGCATCGACTTCGTGCTCAGCGCCGGACCGCGCGCGGTGCACGCCGAGCTGGCGTTCACCACACCGGTCCGCGCCCGGCGCCGTACGGCGTGGCCCTCCGACCACTTCGGCGTCGTCTGCGACCTCACCTCGGATCCGGGCGCGCCGTAA